The sequence CCGAGGTTTTCTGGGAGATTTGGCAAAAGGCCGAACGGTTTGATCCGAATCGAGTTACCGCCCGTAACTATCTTGTCACCGTGACCCGCAGTCGAGCTGTGGATTGGCTCCGGGCCGCCGCGACGCGCACGCGGAAGGAAGATGAAGCAGGGAATTTGCGGTCCATCACAGGCCGCCATCGGGACGCCGACACGGATCCCGCCTTCCGGTTGTCGCATCGGGAAGACGGCCAACGCGTCCGAGTCGCCCTGGCCGAGTTGTCCGAGACGCAACGCGAGACGTTGGGATTGGCGTTTTACGAAGGCCTCACGCATGTGGAAATCGCGGCGCGGCTGGAGATTCCCTTGGGCACGGTCAAATCAAGCATCCGGCAAGGATTGATCAAGCTGCGGAATGCGTTGGCGCCGAGCTTCGCGGAAAGGAACCGATGAACTGCGCCGATTGCGAACGCCTGC is a genomic window of Planctomycetia bacterium containing:
- a CDS encoding sigma-70 family RNA polymerase sigma factor; this encodes MTTSFDDAPTDDELMAAIARRDVAAFEVLYDRYSPLLYGLCLRILRQHGDADAVLTEVFWEIWQKAERFDPNRVTARNYLVTVTRSRAVDWLRAAATRTRKEDEAGNLRSITGRHRDADTDPAFRLSHREDGQRVRVALAELSETQRETLGLAFYEGLTHVEIAARLEIPLGTVKSSIRQGLIKLRNALAPSFAERNR